One window from the genome of Hyphomonas neptunium ATCC 15444 encodes:
- a CDS encoding VOC family protein: MSGLEKKVRTCLWFQKGGVKAAEFYVTLLPDSRIDAVFEHGNADDPMVVEFTLGGAPMMILTGGDMYKLTPAASISVLTKDQAETDKLWAALLEGGGQESMCGWLEDRYGVAWQIVPEILPRLICDEDQAAGRRAQQAMMQMRKIDIAAIKAAFAGEAVQ, from the coding sequence TTTCAGAAAGGGGGCGTGAAGGCGGCGGAGTTCTACGTGACACTGCTGCCCGACAGCCGGATCGACGCGGTGTTTGAGCATGGCAATGCGGATGACCCGATGGTGGTGGAGTTCACCCTTGGCGGCGCGCCGATGATGATCCTGACGGGCGGGGACATGTACAAGCTGACCCCTGCGGCTTCCATCTCTGTGCTGACGAAAGACCAGGCGGAGACCGATAAGCTCTGGGCCGCGCTGCTGGAAGGCGGTGGGCAGGAGAGCATGTGTGGCTGGCTGGAAGACCGGTACGGCGTGGCCTGGCAGATCGTGCCGGAAATCCTTCCCCGGCTGATCTGTGATGAAGACCAGGCGGCAGGGCGCCGGGCGCAGCAGGCGATGATGCAGATGCGCAAGATCGATATTGCCGCGATCAAGGCGGCCTTTGCCGGGGAGGCTGTGCAATGA